In Microbacterium cremeum, a genomic segment contains:
- the tyrS gene encoding tyrosine--tRNA ligase codes for MSESVVSATRPANDPTFDNVWDELVWRGLVHVSTDQEALRALLAGDPITYYCGFDPTAPSLHLGHLVQLLTMRRLQLAGHKPLGLVGGSTGLIGDPRPTAERTLNTRETVAEWVERLRGQVEQYLSFDGENAARLVNNLDWTAPLSAIDFLREIGKHYRVGTMIKKDAVSARLNSDAGISYTEFSYQILQGLDFLELYRQYGCVLQTGGSDQWGNLTSGTDLIHRVEGVSVHAIGTPLITNSDGTKFGKSEGNAIWIDADMTSPYAFYQFWLNTDDADVIERLKVFTFLTRAEIAEYERLVAEEPFRRAAQKRLALEVNTIVHGTDATAAAIAASEALFGQGDLSALDATTLRHALEELPNATVAAGTPVVHALVETGLVSSLSEARRAIAQGGVSLDGAKVDDDTAVVAGRLPGGVSVLRRGKKTLAGVFLG; via the coding sequence GTGTCTGAATCCGTCGTGAGCGCGACCCGCCCCGCGAACGACCCGACGTTCGACAACGTCTGGGACGAGCTCGTGTGGCGTGGCCTCGTGCATGTGTCCACCGACCAGGAAGCGCTGCGCGCCCTTCTCGCCGGGGACCCGATCACGTACTACTGCGGCTTCGACCCGACGGCTCCGAGCCTGCACCTCGGTCACCTCGTGCAGCTGCTGACGATGCGCCGGCTCCAGCTCGCCGGACACAAGCCGCTGGGCCTCGTCGGGGGCTCGACGGGACTCATCGGCGATCCGCGCCCCACCGCCGAGCGCACCCTCAACACGCGCGAGACCGTGGCGGAATGGGTGGAGCGTCTGCGCGGCCAGGTCGAGCAGTACCTGAGCTTCGACGGCGAGAACGCGGCGCGGCTGGTCAACAACCTCGACTGGACCGCCCCGCTGAGCGCCATCGACTTCCTCCGCGAGATCGGCAAGCACTACCGCGTCGGCACGATGATCAAGAAGGACGCCGTCAGCGCGCGCCTCAACTCCGACGCGGGCATCAGCTACACCGAGTTCAGCTACCAGATCCTGCAGGGCCTGGACTTCCTCGAGCTCTACCGCCAGTACGGCTGCGTCCTGCAGACCGGCGGCAGCGACCAGTGGGGCAACCTCACCAGCGGCACCGACCTGATCCACCGTGTCGAGGGCGTCTCGGTGCACGCGATCGGCACGCCGCTGATCACCAACAGCGACGGCACCAAGTTCGGCAAGAGCGAGGGCAACGCGATCTGGATCGACGCGGACATGACCAGTCCGTACGCGTTCTACCAGTTCTGGCTCAACACCGACGACGCCGATGTGATCGAGCGACTCAAGGTCTTCACCTTCCTCACCCGGGCCGAGATCGCGGAGTACGAGCGCCTCGTGGCCGAAGAGCCGTTCCGCCGCGCCGCGCAGAAGCGGCTCGCCCTCGAGGTCAACACGATCGTGCACGGAACGGATGCCACGGCCGCCGCGATCGCGGCATCCGAGGCGCTGTTCGGTCAGGGCGACCTTTCGGCGCTGGACGCGACCACGCTGCGTCATGCGCTCGAAGAGCTGCCGAACGCGACCGTCGCCGCCGGCACGCCGGTGGTGCACGCCCTCGTCGAGACGGGGCTCGTGTCGAGCCTGTCCGAGGCGCGCCGCGCGATCGCCCAGGGCGGCGTGTCGCTCGACGGCGCGAAGGTCGACGACGACACGGCCGTGGTGGCCGGGAGACTGCCCGGCGGGGTGTCGGTGCTTCGGCGCGGCAAGAAGACGCTGGCGGGCGTCTTCCTCGGCTGA
- a CDS encoding aldo/keto reductase: protein MTTSTPPTSPLVLGAMMFGTTIDETTSFALLDRFVERGGVWIDTADCYSFWASATGQGGDSERVLGRWLAARPGVRERVRIATKLGAEPLWAGSWPDRRAGLSHRAVLDAFAGSLDRLGLESVDLLWLHQEDRTTPIEETVEALAELTGAGRAHRVGASNHPAWRVERARTHARAIGAIPIDALQLNATYLRVRPGTRPPGVEHRFGVLSDEQRDYADEHGLEVWAYTPLLSGAYDNPAKTIPEQYDHVGNDRRLGVLDDVAAELGATRGQTVLAWHVAHGVRPMLGGSKVEQLDAAMDAVRLTLTVDQLARLDAAV, encoded by the coding sequence ATGACGACATCCACTCCTCCCACCTCACCGCTCGTGCTGGGCGCCATGATGTTCGGCACCACCATCGACGAGACCACGTCCTTCGCGCTGCTCGACCGATTCGTCGAGCGCGGCGGGGTCTGGATCGACACCGCCGACTGCTACAGCTTCTGGGCCAGCGCCACCGGACAGGGTGGCGACAGCGAGCGCGTGCTGGGGCGCTGGCTGGCAGCGCGGCCCGGCGTGCGAGAGCGCGTGCGGATCGCGACCAAGCTCGGCGCGGAGCCGCTGTGGGCGGGATCGTGGCCGGACCGCCGTGCCGGGCTGTCGCACCGCGCCGTCCTCGACGCGTTCGCCGGAAGCCTCGACCGGCTCGGCCTCGAGTCCGTGGACCTCCTGTGGCTCCATCAGGAGGACCGCACCACACCCATCGAAGAGACCGTCGAGGCGCTCGCCGAGCTCACCGGGGCGGGGCGCGCGCACCGGGTCGGGGCATCCAACCACCCCGCCTGGCGGGTCGAGCGCGCCCGCACCCACGCACGTGCGATCGGGGCGATCCCCATCGACGCCCTGCAGCTGAACGCGACCTACCTCCGCGTGCGTCCGGGCACCCGGCCCCCGGGTGTCGAGCACCGCTTCGGCGTGCTCAGCGACGAGCAGCGCGACTACGCCGATGAGCACGGACTCGAGGTGTGGGCCTACACGCCGCTGCTGTCGGGCGCCTACGACAACCCCGCCAAGACCATCCCCGAGCAGTACGACCACGTCGGCAACGACCGGCGCCTCGGCGTCCTCGACGACGTCGCCGCGGAGCTCGGCGCGACGCGCGGGCAGACGGTCCTCGCGTGGCACGTCGCACACGGGGTGCGTCCCATGCTCGGCGGCAGCAAGGTCGAGCAGCTCGACGCGGCGATGGACGCCGTGCGCCTCACCCTGACGGTCGACCAGCTCGCCCGTCTCGACGCGGCGGTATGA
- a CDS encoding MerR family transcriptional regulator: MTTYSPAEAAALSGFSLDTLRYYEREGILPPVARSAGGHRKFSEADLGTLGFLRCLRETGMPIEKLRRYGALCRDESTIPERIALLEEHAAAVRDEIEELLRQQARLDEKLAWYRGQLPPQSPSARDL, from the coding sequence ATGACCACCTACTCTCCTGCGGAGGCCGCCGCGCTCTCGGGGTTCTCGCTGGACACGCTGCGCTACTACGAGCGCGAAGGCATCCTGCCGCCCGTCGCCCGCAGCGCGGGCGGACACCGGAAGTTCTCGGAGGCCGACCTCGGGACGCTCGGATTCCTCAGGTGCCTGCGGGAGACCGGCATGCCGATCGAGAAGCTGCGACGGTACGGGGCGCTGTGCCGTGACGAGTCGACGATCCCGGAGCGGATCGCACTGCTCGAGGAGCACGCCGCCGCCGTGAGGGACGAGATCGAGGAACTCCTGCGGCAGCAGGCCAGACTCGACGAGAAGCTCGCGTGGTACCGCGGACAGCTGCCACCGCAGTCACCATCTGCCCGGGACCTTTAG
- a CDS encoding DNA-binding protein, which translates to MFVLTADQRGSRANADLVPSALAIVNRRGATALALAPERTAGDELQVALADPAAVLSVVLELTRTDQWSVGVGVGDVESPLPASVRAARGAAFVNARDAVDRAKKTPTRLAITAPAGGPDAEALVRLLVELRDRRSPEGWEVYDLLAAGHSQREAAEVLGISQGAVSLRAKAAGLRAEEAAVPALERVLGSLDPGDARGGAQRVA; encoded by the coding sequence ATGTTCGTTCTCACCGCAGACCAACGGGGCAGCCGAGCGAACGCCGACCTGGTCCCGTCGGCCCTCGCGATCGTGAACCGACGCGGTGCGACGGCACTCGCCCTCGCCCCTGAACGCACCGCCGGCGACGAACTGCAGGTCGCCCTCGCCGACCCCGCCGCCGTCCTGTCGGTCGTGCTCGAACTCACCAGGACCGACCAATGGAGCGTCGGCGTCGGAGTGGGAGACGTCGAGTCGCCGCTCCCGGCAAGTGTCCGCGCCGCCCGCGGAGCGGCCTTCGTCAACGCCCGCGACGCCGTCGACCGCGCCAAGAAGACTCCCACGCGGCTCGCCATCACCGCTCCGGCCGGAGGCCCCGACGCCGAGGCGCTCGTGCGGCTGCTCGTCGAGCTGCGCGACCGGCGCTCGCCCGAGGGCTGGGAGGTGTACGACCTCCTGGCGGCCGGACACAGCCAGCGCGAAGCCGCGGAAGTCCTGGGCATCTCGCAGGGCGCGGTCAGCCTGCGAGCGAAGGCCGCGGGCCTCCGCGCCGAGGAGGCTGCGGTCCCCGCCCTGGAACGCGTGCTCGGAAGCCTCGATCCCGGCGATGCGCGGGGCGGTGCTCAGCGCGTCGCGTGA
- a CDS encoding M23 family metallopeptidase has translation MKRQPMRRPASRRGIAVALGIAVGLVVGSAVAGVPPAVADHGAAATSTGIYRLPYADGTALTVTDWHHDHNVAYDMNAGLGSEVVAAASGWIRAIVDHHGQEPGAGDGRDVQIPPQPQDDALEHACGNNDASSTVWGGNCGWYNNYVWIEHPNGEYSKYSHLGTRTVSANWSEGDWIEAGEIIGLENDIGAASTAGGGPGDRASHLHWEVAVPDTPGAPVTWDALGGFLDDGARVIARICDIPGQELVEGDYVAEPCDHDPPSAVLGGGPFVVDEGDTIAFDASESSDPDGLPLTYRWEPAEFSLAGTTPELTLADDFAGTVTLVVYDRVEALRATAGRQITVRNVPPTVSVVATPADEGAPASVRATVADPGTDTFAAEIDWGDGAPPEPVTIPQLALGVDHVYGDDGSYAVAVTVTDDDGGVGVGSVPLDVWNLTPEVELTLPDVVAFPGGDFSVLEAGGEIEADAVAADEGSDDLAFTWSTGAESIVYNDGALPDPPLSPSGSFPFEASDAVTAGFAEAGVSRLTVAVADDDGGTTDASAGVIATGTADTAFGQGWWMHQFSGTGRPHVDPPVAAGYLGTVAAVSGVFGETYSAGTPAEAADLLAPPHDGWEDRAVAGLLTAWLHFAGGAVSWDAEITVDGVPIAYLDLMEDAEQAIASPTTTDDQLRRLVQDLAAVRHATR, from the coding sequence ATGAAGCGGCAGCCGATGCGTCGGCCGGCATCGCGACGGGGGATCGCGGTGGCACTCGGAATCGCGGTGGGCCTCGTCGTCGGGTCCGCTGTCGCAGGGGTTCCGCCCGCGGTGGCAGATCACGGGGCCGCGGCCACGTCGACGGGCATCTACCGCCTCCCGTACGCCGATGGCACGGCGCTCACCGTCACCGACTGGCACCACGATCACAACGTGGCGTACGACATGAACGCGGGCCTGGGCAGCGAGGTCGTCGCTGCCGCCTCTGGATGGATCCGTGCGATCGTCGACCACCACGGCCAGGAGCCGGGCGCCGGCGACGGGCGGGACGTGCAGATCCCGCCGCAGCCGCAGGACGACGCCCTCGAGCACGCGTGCGGGAACAACGACGCGTCGAGCACCGTCTGGGGCGGCAACTGCGGCTGGTACAACAACTACGTCTGGATCGAGCACCCCAACGGCGAGTACTCGAAGTACTCCCACCTCGGGACGCGAACCGTGAGCGCGAACTGGTCCGAGGGCGACTGGATCGAGGCGGGCGAGATCATCGGCCTCGAGAACGACATCGGCGCGGCGAGCACCGCCGGCGGCGGGCCCGGCGATCGGGCCTCGCACCTCCACTGGGAGGTCGCCGTGCCCGACACCCCGGGGGCGCCGGTCACGTGGGACGCGCTCGGCGGCTTCCTCGACGACGGGGCCCGCGTCATCGCGCGCATCTGCGACATCCCGGGCCAGGAGCTCGTCGAGGGCGACTATGTCGCGGAACCGTGCGACCACGACCCGCCTTCGGCCGTCCTCGGCGGGGGTCCGTTCGTCGTCGACGAGGGCGACACGATCGCGTTCGATGCGTCCGAGAGCAGCGATCCTGACGGCCTCCCGCTCACGTACCGGTGGGAGCCGGCCGAGTTCTCGCTCGCGGGGACCACGCCGGAACTGACGCTCGCAGACGATTTCGCCGGAACGGTCACGCTGGTGGTGTACGACCGTGTCGAAGCGCTGCGCGCCACCGCCGGCCGTCAGATCACCGTCCGCAACGTGCCGCCCACCGTCTCGGTGGTCGCGACGCCCGCCGACGAAGGGGCCCCGGCGTCGGTGCGGGCGACGGTGGCGGACCCCGGCACCGACACGTTCGCTGCCGAGATCGACTGGGGGGACGGCGCTCCGCCCGAACCGGTGACGATCCCGCAGCTCGCGCTCGGCGTCGACCACGTCTACGGAGACGACGGCTCGTACGCCGTCGCGGTGACCGTCACCGACGACGACGGCGGCGTGGGCGTCGGGAGCGTTCCTCTCGACGTATGGAACCTGACCCCGGAGGTCGAGCTGACGCTGCCGGATGTCGTCGCGTTCCCCGGCGGCGACTTCTCCGTCCTCGAGGCCGGCGGCGAGATCGAGGCCGACGCGGTCGCAGCGGACGAGGGCAGCGACGACCTCGCCTTCACGTGGTCGACCGGCGCGGAGTCGATCGTCTACAACGACGGCGCGTTGCCCGACCCGCCGCTGAGCCCGTCCGGATCCTTCCCGTTCGAGGCGTCGGACGCGGTGACCGCAGGATTCGCCGAGGCAGGCGTGAGCCGCCTCACGGTCGCGGTGGCCGATGACGACGGGGGGACGACGGATGCCTCCGCCGGCGTGATCGCGACCGGCACCGCCGATACGGCGTTCGGGCAGGGCTGGTGGATGCACCAGTTCTCGGGCACGGGGCGGCCTCACGTCGACCCGCCGGTCGCGGCCGGCTACCTCGGCACCGTCGCCGCGGTGTCCGGCGTGTTCGGCGAGACGTACTCCGCCGGAACCCCCGCCGAGGCCGCGGACCTTCTCGCACCGCCCCACGACGGCTGGGAGGACCGGGCGGTGGCGGGGCTGCTCACGGCATGGCTGCACTTCGCCGGCGGAGCGGTGTCGTGGGATGCCGAGATCACGGTGGACGGCGTGCCGATCGCCTATCTCGATCTGATGGAGGACGCCGAGCAGGCGATCGCCTCGCCGACGACCACGGACGACCAACTCCGTCGATTGGTGCAGGACCTCGCCGCCGTGCGTCACGCGACGCGCTGA
- the argH gene encoding argininosuccinate lyase: MSDPKGDATNEGALWGARFASGPSPELAELSRSTHFDWDLALYDIAGSHAHAKALALAGYLTASEEAAMHDGLDALAQAVADGTLVPTASDEDVHGALEQALIAVVGPELGGKLRAGRSRNDQIATLVRMYLLDHTRTIAREVLRVVDALVAQAEAHPEAVMPGRTHLQHAQPVLLAHHLQAHAWPLVRDLERLRDWWARAAVSPYGGGALAGSTLGLDPQVVARDLGLDRPAENSIDGTAARDVVAEFAFIAAMIGVDLSRFAEEIILWNTREFGFITLDDGYSTGSSIMPQKKNPDIAELTRGKSGRLIGNLTGLLATLKALPLAYNRDLQEDKEPVFDSMRTLETVLPAFAGMVATMRFHTDRMAALAPQGFSLATDVAEWLVKRGVPFRDAHEISGRLVRVCEEQGIELDQVTDEQLAGVSAQLTPDVREVLSVEGSVASRTGAGGTAPVRVAEQRVALIERVQAAAHALGL; the protein is encoded by the coding sequence GTGAGCGATCCGAAGGGCGATGCAACCAACGAAGGCGCACTGTGGGGCGCGCGATTCGCGTCCGGGCCGTCGCCCGAGCTCGCTGAGCTGAGCCGCTCGACGCACTTCGACTGGGACCTCGCCCTCTACGACATCGCGGGCTCCCACGCACACGCGAAGGCGCTCGCGCTCGCGGGCTATCTCACCGCGTCCGAAGAGGCTGCCATGCACGACGGCCTCGACGCGCTGGCGCAGGCCGTCGCCGACGGCACGCTCGTGCCCACGGCATCCGATGAGGACGTCCACGGCGCGCTCGAGCAGGCGCTCATCGCGGTCGTCGGACCCGAGCTCGGCGGCAAGCTGCGCGCCGGCCGCAGCCGGAACGACCAGATCGCGACGCTCGTGCGCATGTACCTGCTCGATCACACCCGCACCATCGCGCGTGAGGTGCTCCGCGTGGTGGACGCGCTGGTCGCGCAGGCCGAGGCCCACCCCGAGGCGGTCATGCCCGGGCGCACGCACCTCCAGCACGCCCAGCCGGTGCTGCTCGCCCACCACCTGCAGGCCCACGCCTGGCCTCTGGTGCGCGACCTGGAGCGCCTGCGCGACTGGTGGGCGCGGGCGGCGGTCTCGCCGTACGGCGGGGGAGCCCTGGCCGGCTCGACCCTCGGCCTCGATCCGCAGGTCGTGGCGCGCGATCTGGGGCTCGACCGTCCCGCGGAGAACTCGATCGACGGCACCGCGGCGCGCGACGTGGTCGCCGAGTTCGCCTTCATCGCGGCCATGATCGGCGTCGACCTCTCGCGGTTCGCCGAAGAGATCATCCTGTGGAACACGCGGGAGTTCGGGTTCATCACCCTCGACGACGGCTACTCGACCGGGTCGAGCATCATGCCTCAGAAGAAGAACCCCGACATCGCCGAGCTCACGCGCGGCAAGTCCGGCCGTCTCATCGGCAACCTCACCGGGCTGCTCGCGACGCTCAAGGCCCTGCCGCTGGCATACAACCGGGATCTGCAGGAAGACAAGGAGCCGGTCTTCGACTCGATGCGCACGCTCGAGACGGTGCTCCCGGCGTTCGCCGGCATGGTCGCCACGATGCGCTTCCACACCGACCGCATGGCTGCCCTCGCTCCGCAGGGCTTCTCGCTCGCCACGGACGTCGCCGAGTGGCTCGTCAAGCGAGGCGTGCCGTTCCGCGATGCGCACGAGATCTCGGGCCGGCTGGTCCGCGTGTGCGAAGAGCAGGGCATCGAGCTCGATCAGGTGACCGACGAACAGCTGGCCGGCGTGTCGGCGCAGCTGACTCCCGACGTCCGCGAGGTGCTCTCGGTCGAGGGGTCCGTCGCGAGCCGCACCGGCGCCGGCGGCACCGCGCCTGTGCGCGTCGCCGAACAGCGGGTCGCGCTCATCGAGCGCGTGCAGGCCGCCGCGCACGCCCTGGGACTGTAG
- a CDS encoding heparan-alpha-glucosaminide N-acetyltransferase domain-containing protein: MSETQRRAPRTAARLRTRWDRLNGPQRIGGVDLARGLAVLGMFTAHLLWITEPFDLAEPATWIAVAEGRSSILFATLAGVSIGLVTGGSEPLPGPAMGVARGRLAVRAALLWLLGVMLVLTGVPVYVILPAYAILFLIALAFARLPARVLLTIAGALAIVMPIVQVPLDALPLWQTMAGNDLSLVLGWHYPFTTWIVFVLAGLGAARAGITRLRVQLWLVGAGAALALAGYGTDAAIGARTADAGSFAGALWTARPHSTGLLEVIGSGGFALAVLGVCLLACRTFLRLIVLPLRAVGAMPLTAYTAQLVVWAVVASIVLGDPGDLRGFRALEPFWPLTLGTVVLCTAWALLIGRGPLETAVDRVSRWIVRGPWPARPPGRLLG, encoded by the coding sequence ATGAGCGAAACCCAGCGTCGTGCGCCGAGGACCGCCGCTCGGCTGCGCACCCGCTGGGACCGCCTCAACGGACCGCAGCGCATCGGCGGCGTCGACCTCGCACGCGGGCTCGCGGTGCTCGGCATGTTCACCGCGCACCTGCTGTGGATCACCGAGCCCTTCGATCTCGCCGAGCCCGCGACCTGGATCGCGGTCGCCGAGGGCCGCTCCTCGATCCTCTTCGCCACGCTTGCGGGCGTGTCCATCGGGCTGGTGACCGGTGGCTCCGAACCGCTGCCGGGCCCGGCGATGGGCGTCGCGCGCGGGCGCCTCGCCGTGCGCGCTGCGCTGCTGTGGTTGCTCGGCGTGATGCTCGTCCTCACCGGTGTGCCGGTGTACGTCATCCTGCCCGCCTACGCGATCCTGTTCCTCATCGCGCTCGCGTTCGCGAGGCTCCCGGCGCGCGTCCTGCTGACCATCGCGGGCGCCCTGGCGATCGTCATGCCCATCGTGCAGGTGCCCCTGGACGCACTCCCGCTGTGGCAGACGATGGCGGGGAACGATCTGTCGCTCGTGCTCGGCTGGCACTATCCGTTCACGACCTGGATCGTGTTCGTGCTGGCGGGGCTCGGCGCTGCGCGCGCCGGCATCACGCGGCTGAGGGTGCAGCTGTGGCTGGTGGGCGCCGGAGCCGCGCTGGCGCTGGCCGGATACGGGACGGATGCCGCGATCGGCGCCAGAACCGCCGACGCGGGCTCTTTCGCGGGCGCCCTGTGGACCGCGCGGCCGCACTCCACCGGCCTGCTCGAGGTGATCGGATCCGGAGGGTTCGCGCTCGCGGTGCTGGGAGTCTGCCTTCTCGCATGCCGCACGTTCCTGCGCCTGATCGTGCTGCCGTTGCGGGCCGTCGGGGCGATGCCCCTGACGGCCTACACGGCGCAGCTGGTGGTGTGGGCCGTCGTGGCGAGCATCGTGCTGGGTGACCCGGGCGACCTGCGGGGATTCCGCGCTCTCGAACCGTTCTGGCCGCTGACTCTCGGAACGGTCGTGCTGTGCACGGCGTGGGCGCTGCTCATCGGCCGCGGTCCGCTCGAAACGGCGGTCGATCGCGTCTCGCGCTGGATCGTGCGCGGACCATGGCCGGCACGGCCGCCCGGTAGGCTTCTCGGGTGA
- the argF gene encoding ornithine carbamoyltransferase — translation MTRHLLRDDDLTQAEQDEILDLAIALKKDRWKLKALQGPQTVAVIFDKSSTRTRVSFAVGIADLGGSPLIISTANSQLGGKETPSDTARVLERQVAAIVWRTYAQAGLEEMARGTRVPVVNALSDDFHPCQLLADLLTIKEHKGDLAGLTLAFFGDGKSNMAHSYVLAGVTAGMHVRVASPEAYAPRDDVIADADRRAAETGGSVTLYTDPNEAAAGADVIVTDTWVSMGKEEEKLERLRDLGGYKVTQELMSLAKGDAIFIHCLPADRGYEVDAEVIDGPQSVVWDEAENRLHAQKALLVWLLRQD, via the coding sequence GTGACCCGTCACCTGCTGCGCGACGACGACCTGACGCAGGCCGAGCAGGACGAGATCCTCGACCTCGCGATCGCGCTCAAGAAGGACCGCTGGAAGCTGAAGGCGCTCCAGGGCCCGCAGACCGTCGCCGTGATCTTCGACAAGTCGTCGACGCGCACGCGCGTGTCGTTCGCGGTCGGCATCGCCGACCTCGGCGGCTCGCCGCTGATCATCTCGACGGCCAACAGCCAGCTCGGCGGCAAGGAGACCCCGTCCGACACCGCGCGGGTGCTCGAGCGCCAGGTGGCGGCCATCGTGTGGCGCACCTACGCCCAGGCGGGCCTCGAGGAGATGGCGCGCGGCACTCGCGTCCCGGTCGTCAACGCCCTCAGCGACGACTTCCACCCGTGCCAGCTGCTCGCCGACCTGCTGACCATCAAGGAGCACAAGGGCGACCTCGCCGGTCTCACGCTGGCGTTCTTCGGCGACGGCAAGTCGAACATGGCGCACTCGTACGTGCTGGCCGGCGTCACGGCGGGTATGCACGTGCGCGTCGCTTCGCCGGAGGCCTACGCCCCGCGCGACGACGTGATCGCCGACGCCGACCGCCGCGCCGCCGAGACGGGTGGTTCGGTGACGCTCTACACCGACCCGAACGAGGCGGCGGCGGGCGCCGACGTCATCGTCACCGACACGTGGGTGTCGATGGGCAAGGAGGAGGAGAAGCTCGAGCGACTGCGCGACCTGGGCGGCTACAAGGTCACGCAAGAGCTCATGTCGCTGGCCAAGGGCGACGCGATCTTCATCCACTGCCTCCCGGCTGACCGCGGCTACGAGGTCGACGCCGAGGTGATCGACGGACCGCAGAGCGTGGTGTGGGACGAGGCGGAGAACCGCCTCCATGCCCAGAAGGCGCTCCTCGTCTGGCTGCTGCGGCAGGACTGA
- a CDS encoding acetylornithine transaminase translates to MTWQEDAGRDLVRSFGERMALFVRGEGSYLWDADGKRYLDFLAGIAVDSLGHAHPVFVEAISRQAATLAHVSNYFATPPQLALAATLKRLAGTGETGRVYFGNSGAEANEAAFKLARLHGADSRKNGSDRPRILALKDAFHGRTMGTLALTGKPWMQEPFLPMTPGVEFIDSTAEALEAAIDDRVAALFVEPVKGEAGVIELPEGYLKAAREITERHGALLIIDEIQTGAGRTGEWFAFQHEGITPDAITVAKGIGGGFPIGALITFGAASELFYPGTHGSTFGGNALGTAVASAVVGEIERAGLVQNAAERGAQLTKAIEGIDSELIAGCRGRGLLLGVALRHPVAKAVVSAAQEHGLVINAPNDETIRLVPALTIGDVEIDEFVELFTAAVRTVEDALLLDAPSAASTEVHA, encoded by the coding sequence ATGACGTGGCAGGAAGACGCGGGGCGGGACCTTGTCCGGAGCTTCGGCGAGCGGATGGCGTTGTTCGTCCGCGGCGAGGGCTCGTACCTGTGGGATGCCGACGGCAAGCGCTACCTCGACTTCCTCGCGGGGATCGCGGTGGACTCGCTCGGTCACGCCCACCCGGTGTTCGTCGAGGCGATCTCACGGCAGGCCGCGACGCTCGCCCACGTGTCGAACTACTTCGCGACGCCGCCGCAGCTCGCGCTCGCGGCGACGCTCAAGCGGCTCGCCGGCACCGGCGAGACGGGTCGCGTGTACTTCGGCAACTCGGGCGCCGAGGCCAACGAGGCGGCTTTCAAGCTCGCGCGCCTGCACGGCGCCGACAGCCGGAAGAACGGGTCCGACCGGCCCCGCATCCTCGCGCTCAAGGACGCGTTCCACGGCCGCACCATGGGCACGCTGGCGCTCACCGGCAAGCCGTGGATGCAGGAGCCCTTCCTGCCGATGACGCCGGGCGTCGAGTTCATCGATTCGACCGCTGAGGCGCTCGAAGCCGCGATCGACGACCGTGTCGCGGCACTGTTCGTCGAGCCCGTCAAGGGCGAGGCCGGCGTCATCGAGCTGCCCGAGGGCTACCTGAAGGCGGCACGGGAGATCACCGAGCGCCACGGCGCCCTGCTGATCATCGACGAGATCCAGACCGGCGCCGGTCGCACCGGCGAGTGGTTCGCGTTCCAGCACGAGGGCATCACCCCCGATGCGATCACGGTGGCGAAGGGCATCGGCGGTGGGTTCCCGATCGGCGCGCTCATCACGTTCGGCGCCGCGAGCGAGCTGTTCTATCCCGGCACGCACGGGTCGACGTTCGGCGGGAACGCGCTGGGCACGGCGGTGGCGAGCGCCGTCGTCGGCGAGATCGAACGCGCCGGCCTCGTCCAGAACGCCGCCGAGCGCGGCGCGCAGCTGACGAAGGCGATCGAGGGCATCGACTCGGAGCTGATCGCCGGATGCCGGGGCCGCGGGCTGCTGCTGGGCGTGGCGCTGCGGCATCCCGTCGCGAAGGCGGTCGTGTCGGCGGCGCAGGAGCACGGCCTCGTGATCAACGCTCCCAACGACGAGACGATCCGCCTCGTGCCGGCGCTCACCATCGGCGACGTCGAGATCGATGAGTTCGTGGAGCTCTTCACGGCGGCGGTCCGCACCGTCGAGGACGCCCTCCTGCTGGACGCCCCCTCGGCCGCATCGACGGAGGTGCACGCGTGA